The stretch of DNA tccgggaacgccttgggatcctgccggaggagctggtggaggtggccggggagaggacggtctggagctccctagttgggatgctgcccccgcgacccggacccggataagcgggggAAGCCGACGGCAACATTATTTATTGTATTCCATTCTCTAAATGAAGAGAAGAGTATCACTCTGGAGTTTATTTGGTTTTGTTTCACTGATCTTAGTGGAGCTTTTATTGTGCAGACATAATCACAGGTGATTCCTCCAGGTAAACTCAAGACTGTTCCTCTCAGTGTGGCACTGTGACGTTTCAGATGAAGTGTATGGAGCACTAACACCTGGTTCTAGAGACACTCAGAGGAACAAACAACACTGGGGTTGCTGGAGATTTACGGAATTTGGAACATTTCAAGTATGtcccaacaaaaaacaaaaaagaaaaacgacCTAGCCCTGATCCGAGAGCAGAATTTACCTTTAATCAGCATTAGAGATCAGAGTTCCTGCCCTCTGATGACACCTCAGCTGTTCCCAACCCCCGCAGGTGTGACCCGTACCCTACCTGCTAGATCTGCTATAAAACGGTCCAGACGATGAGACAAAATCCTGCCAGCGGAAGGAAAACGCTCCTCGTGGAGACTCTCATTGTTCCGATCTGCTGAGAACTGGTTTCCGGTCAGGTGAACTCAGGTGAGGGGTAAAGTCCAGGTGGGGGAGGACTGAAACCTAAAGTTTTCTAATGTCAACTGTTCACACGATCCGACTCACCTGCATAAGGAGGAAGGTTCTCCAACAACCCACGATTGTAACTTTAAGCCTTTCATTCTTTTTCACTTTATTTTTCTAATCATTAATTCTGTTCGTTTTTTCCGCCACCATTTTTGTACTTTTATAAAAGTTGCTTTTCTTCCTTGTGTTCATCCTGTTTCTGCTTTTCCTTCATTAAATGTTTGATGTGTTGTCTCTCCTGTGACCGCCAGGTGGCAGCATCGGGTCCTTGCTTCACACTGACGAGTCAGACCTGACCACGCGCTGCATTAACCTCAAACTTCAGAcagaagaaaatgtttttatttaaacagaTGGAGACTAAATACATTCAGAAGCTTCAGAAAAAAAGCCACAAACTTAGAAACAACACAAGAGGAGTCAGACTGATTGGTTTAGTTTAGACTATTCCAGACAATAAATTTATCTTCTTTGACCAGGACACAAAGTAAAATTCAGTCAAAATTATATAAATGAGTAAATAAATATATCCTAATTCCAGACTGGAATCAGGTCCAATATGTCTGATGCTTAAATGAGACCTGAAACCTCAGGAAGGACATCAGTATTCACTGGTACTCAAAACCTGAGCGGTTCCAGTCAAAGCAGCAGCTCACGTCCTGTTCAGGGAACCATCTGAAACAACTAATCAGAGGTGCTAGGGTTGATGGACCGCTCAAGCCCACCAGTAGCTCCATCAGACTCCTCCTTCTGGGTGATTATCAGCATCTGAATGCTGTGGCTGCCTGGCAGATTGGACCCGGCCAGCTCAAACTCATCTGCATCAAACTGGGACAGCGGGACTTCAACACAGTTCAGGTTCCACCTGCGGAGCAGCACCTCGATAGACCAGTCAGCGCTAGACCCAACGAGTAGTAAAAACAAAAGAAGCCAAAGCAAAGTGTCAGATGAACCGATTCGACCCAGAGGCTGAAGCTAGGGgttaaacagcagcagtaccatctCACTTGGTATGTTGTCCAGAACTGGGCTTTTGGGTTTTTCCTCAGCAGACAAACAAATGTCACCAGAATGTCTTCGAAGTCTGAAAAAGATAACAGCTAATCTGAAAAAGGACACATGACAGCTAAGGCTGAATCAAGTCCTAACGAGTACAGAAAATTGATGATGGATTCTGGGAGAGCCTGGTGGAGATCAGCTGTTCCTATCAGAATGAGTCTCCGGGACACAAACTGACCTACAGGATCGTAGAAGACGTCTGAACCAAGGATGATGTCCAGCTTCGGAAGCAGCAGGAGGTCTGGTGACACCTCCCCCCAGCTGAGGCCTAACACGGTGATGTTCTGCAGGCCGTTGGTGTCACAGCTCCGCTTGCAGTTCTCCAGACACAAGGGTTTGTCCAGGCTGTCAGTTAGAATCACCTGAGCACCACACAGTGCCGCCAGTACACCTGGCAGACTCACACCTGCACCCAGCTGAGGACGAAACTGACGCTATTCACTCCAGAAAAGCCCTAAATGTCCTTTATTCAAGCTGGAAGTGTTACCAtggaaacatgatgaaaacaaaggataaaagatGGTCTAAACTCAGGTTTCAGATCAGCCTGAAGCTTGTTCCTGGGTTCTTACCTCCAGTACCGTCCTGCCTGTCAGGTCGTCCCTGTGGGTCCACAGATACTGGGCCATAACCACAGCGCAGGGCCACACATACATCCCATACTGTGGGTCCAGAACCTGGGACGAAGAACCAGTCAGACAGCAGCTTCAGCAAGGACCAGATACTCTGATTTGCTTTTAGCGCttgaacatgcaacaaaaatcacCTCCGACAGCAAAACAAAAACCTTTAAACTTTTTGTTTTACAGTAAAGTTCAGACACAGAAGTAAAATCTACATAAATGAAAGATCAAAATGTTATCTTATGACTTCTCTTA from Nothobranchius furzeri strain GRZ-AD chromosome 5, NfurGRZ-RIMD1, whole genome shotgun sequence encodes:
- the LOC107395813 gene encoding histone-arginine methyltransferase METTL23 gives rise to the protein MCSFSFMEQKEGGSAKVTTKVFTFEDKNTKESLTVSIPEVLDPQYGMYVWPCAVVMAQYLWTHRDDLTGRTVLELGAGVSLPGVLAALCGAQVILTDSLDKPLCLENCKRSCDTNGLQNITVLGLSWGEVSPDLLLLPKLDIILGSDVFYDPVDFEDILVTFVCLLRKNPKAQFWTTYQVRCADWSIEVLLRRWNLNCVEVPLSQFDADEFELAGSNLPGSHSIQMLIITQKEESDGATGGLERSINPSTSD